The Corvus hawaiiensis isolate bCorHaw1 chromosome 2, bCorHaw1.pri.cur, whole genome shotgun sequence genome includes a window with the following:
- the CHAMP1 gene encoding chromosome alignment-maintaining phosphoprotein 1: MDMLQILRKTTERLECDYCSFRGTDYENIQIHMGTVHPEYCDEMDAAGLGKLIFYQKSAKLFHCHKCFFTSKMYCNVYYHIKAQHAAPEKWNEERKEQQVEGDSDSSKKSVTLEPQKPTLSPESRKPDLSPELPKSEPVVSPKLQKSSVSPEPQKSAQVTSSEPEKSVQTVSPDPEKSAQAMSPDPEKLASAVSPDPQKPSPAVSPDPQKPSPAVSPDPQKPSPAVSPDPQKPAPAVSPEPRRHSPATSPEPRRHSPAVSPEPRRHSPAVSPEPRRYSPAVSPEPKKPAPAVSPEPRRYAPAGSPEPRRHPSQMRRPASASSPETRRPASAVSPESWRPAPTVSPEPWRSSPHEVQKSSAVSPWASKPAMSVSVESRRSAPESRRPGSVVLPEPRRLVSDSCKSTSFSESQKSTLVSSEPWKPISSVYPEGWKPVLSPDTWKHSPPVSPELRKSSHTVSSDSWKPSFFPEVRKPGVSVSPESWKLSESRKSMYFSETQKSTSAASSEIQKRAHFPEPRKRVLFPETRKSNPTASTDVQKRAVFSEPQNQMSTSAVSTEGQKQALCSEAQKSALVSSEVQKHALFSEAQKLTSISSEVQESAAFLESQKSTSPEVQKHGLFTESQKPTPVSPETLKQAVFTDCQKSAVSPDVQKHAVFSEMQKPAATLSSDVQRHAETTLPSEIQKNILFSEPHKSASGFFSEPQTPSESGESDFLSHNLDDQKPLDDLFSQDEQSILAKESPEHMLYSCPKKKPKKDNQENSDSELNSSECGKTEVDSMEIKEQESNSDQEQYDMESSDYSKESKMDATTPTQPQCVLQFTEEKEAFISEEEIAKYMKRGKGKYYCKICCCRAMKKGAVLHHLVNKHNVQSPYKCKICGKAFLLESLLKNHVAAHGQSLLKCPRCNFESNFPRGFKKHLTHCQSRHSDDTPKKHLDSLEPLEEQI; the protein is encoded by the coding sequence ATGGACATGTTGCAGATACTACGTAAAACCACAGAGCGCTTGGAGTGTGACTACTGCAGCTTCAGAGGAACTGACTATGAAAACATACAAATTCATATGGGTACTGTTCACCCAGAGTATTGTGATGAAATGGATGCTGCTGGTTTGGGTAAACTTATATTTTATCAAAAAAGTGCAAAACTGTTTCACTGCCATAAATGTTTCTTTACCAGCAAGATGTATTGCAACGTATATTACCACATCAAAGCACAGCATGCAGCACCTGAGAAGTGGAATGAAGAGCGGAAAGAGCAACAGGTTGAAGGAGATTCAGATTCATCCAAAAAAAGTGTCACGTTGGAGCCACAGAAACCTACCCTTTCCCCTGAGTCACGCAAACCTGACCTTTCTCCTGAACTCCCCAAATCTGAACCTGTTGTTTCCCCCAAGCTTCAGAAATCTTCTGTGTCTCCAGAGCCCCAGAAGTCTGCTCAGGTGACTTCCTCAGAGCCAGAGAAGTCAGTCCAGACTGTGTCCCCAGATCCAGAAAAGTCAGCCCAGGCCATGTCTCCCGATCCAGAGAAGTTAGCCTCAGCTGTGTCCCCTGACCCACAGAAGCCATCTCCTGCCGTGTCCCCTGACCCACAGAAGCCATCTCCTGCCGTGTCCCCTGACCCACAGAAGCCGTCTCCTGCTGTGTCCCCCGACCCACAGAAGCCAGCCCCAGCCGTGTCTCCAGAGCCCCGGCGGCACTCCCCAGCAACGTCTCCAGAGCCCCGGCGGCATTCCCCTGCCGTATCACCAGAGCCCCGGCGCCATTCTCCCGCTGTGTCTCCAGAGCCCCGCAGATACTCCCCAGCTGTGTCACCAGAGCCAAAGAAACCTGCTCCGGCAGTATCCCCCGAACCACGGAGGTATGCCCCAGCTGGGTCTCCTGAGCCACGAAGGCATCCCTCTCAAATGCGCAGGCCCgcttctgcttcttctcctGAAACCCGGCGGCCTGCTTCTGCAGTTTCGCCAGAGTCGTGGAGACCTGCTCCAACTGTTTCCCCTGAGCCCTGGAGGTCTTCACCTCACGAGGTGCAGAAGTCTTCTGCAGTTTCTCCCTGGGCTTCAAAGCCTGCCATGTCGGTGTCTGTAGAATCCCGGAGGTCTGCCCCTGAGTCCCGAAGGCCTGGTTCAGTTGTGTTGCCAGAACCTAGGAGGCTTGTTTCTGATTCGTGTAAGTCTACGTCCTTTTCTGAATCCCAGAAGTCTACTCTTGTTTCTTCTGAGCCCTGGAAACCTATCTCATCTGTTTACCCTGAAGGCTGGAAACCTGTTCTGTCCCCTGACACATGGAAACATTCTCCCCCTGTTTCTCCTGAGCTTCGAAAGTCTAGTCACACTGTTTCCTCTGACTCTTGGaagccttctttctttcctgaggTCCGTAAGCCTGGTGTTTCAGTATCTCCTGAATCTTGGAAACTCTCTGAGTCACGGAAATCTatgtatttttctgaaactCAGAAATCCACCTCTGCTGCTTCATCTGAGATTCAGAAACGGGCTCATTTCCCAGAACCTCGGAAAAGAGTGTTGTTCCCAGAGACTCGTAAATCTAATCCTACTGCTTCTACTGATGTCCAGAAACGTGCTGTCTTTTCTGAGCCCCAGAATCAGATGTCTACTTCTGCTGTTTCTACTGAAGGTCAAAAACAAGCCCTGTGTTCTGAAGCCCAGAAATCCGCTCTTGTTTCTTCTGAAGTCCAGAAGCATGCCCTATTTTCTGAAGCCCAAAAACTCACTTCCATTTCCTCTGAAGTTCAGGAGTCTGCTGCCTTTCTAGAGTCTCAGAAATCCACATCTCCTGAAGTTCAGAAACATGGCCTCTTTACTGAGTCTCAGAAACCTACTCCTGTTTCTCCTGAGACACTCAAGCAAGCTGTTTTCACAGACTGCCAGAAATCTGCTGTTTCCCCTGATGTTCAAAAGCATGCTGTATTTTCTGAGATGCAGAAGCCTGCTGCTACTCTATCCTCTGATGTCCAGAGACATGCTGAAACTACTTTACCTTCTGAAATCCAGAAGAACATCCTGTTTTCCGAGCCTCACAAGTCTGCATCGGGCTTTTTCTCTGAGCCCCAAACACCCAGTGAGTCTGGTGAGAGTGACTTTCTCTCTCACAATTTAGATGATCAGAAACCACTGGATGATTTATTCTCACAGGATGAACAATCAATATTAGCCAAAGAATCACCTGAACACATGTTATATTCATGCCCAAAAAAGAAGCCCAAGAAGGATAACCAGGAGAACTCAGATTCTGAACTAAATAGCAGTGAGTGTGGAAAAACAGAGGTGGACTCAATGGAGATAAAGGAGCAAGAATCCAACAGTGACCAAGAGCAGTATGATATGGAGTCATCTGATTACAGCAAAGAGAGCAAAATGGATGCAACTACTcccacgcagccacagtgtgtgCTTCAGTTTACTGAAGAGAAAGAGGCTTTCATCTCTGAGGAAGAAATAGCAAAATACATGAAGCGTGGCAAGGGAAAGTATTACTGCAAAATTTGTTGCTGTCGTGCAATGAAGAAAGGTGCTGTCTTGCACCATTTAGTTAACAAGCATAATGTTCAAAGCCCATACAAATGTAAAATATGTGGCAAAGCTTTTCTCTTGGAGTCTCTTCTTAAAAATCATGTTGCTGCTCATGGTCAAAGTTTGTTGAAGTGTCCCCGTTGTAATTTTGAATCAAATTTTCCCCGAGGCTTTAAGAAACATTTAACCCATTGCCAAAGCCGTCATAGTGATGATACACCTAAAAAACACTTAGACAGCCTTGAACCACTTGAAGAACAaatttaa